A genomic segment from Alteribacillus bidgolensis encodes:
- a CDS encoding aldehyde dehydrogenase family protein, with amino-acid sequence MTNQMLELSSKVNKFLEGSKKMYINGELVKSTSLQTFNTINPATGEVLASVYEAGRKDVDYAVCAAKGAFENGPWAKMSAAERAKYIFKLADLIEEHQEELAQLDTLDNGKPISEMRAADLPNTIEQFRYFAGWATKNMGQTIPVSPSFFNYTRHEPVGVVGAIIPWNFPIMMVGWKVAPALAAGCTVVLKPAEQTPLSALYFAELVEKAGFPKGVVNVVPGHGEITGNTLVEHPDVNKISFTGSTSVGKKIMKQAADSMKRLTLELGGKSPNIVLPDADLSKTIPGVFAGIMTNQGEICSAGSRVYVQKDQLAEVVSGLVSYAQQVKLGNGLEQDTEMGPLVSEDQQKRVLNYISNGIEEGAKVLVGGGKTDKGFFVEPTVFVDVEEDMTIAREEIFGPVVVVMAYETVDEVIERANNSPYGLGAGIWTENIRNAHNIANRLKSGSVWINCYDLVDPASPFGGYKESGFGRDMGSYALENYTEVKSVWVNLD; translated from the coding sequence ATGACAAACCAAATGCTTGAATTAAGTAGTAAGGTAAATAAGTTCTTAGAGGGATCAAAAAAAATGTATATTAATGGAGAGCTTGTCAAGTCCACATCTTTGCAAACATTTAACACTATTAATCCGGCCACTGGTGAAGTATTAGCATCGGTTTATGAAGCAGGGAGAAAAGATGTAGATTATGCAGTATGTGCAGCTAAAGGTGCTTTTGAAAATGGACCCTGGGCAAAGATGAGTGCCGCAGAAAGAGCAAAGTATATATTTAAATTAGCTGATCTTATTGAAGAACATCAAGAAGAGTTGGCTCAGTTAGATACACTGGATAACGGCAAGCCAATTAGTGAAATGAGAGCGGCTGATTTACCAAATACGATTGAACAATTTCGTTATTTTGCAGGGTGGGCAACGAAAAATATGGGACAAACGATACCAGTATCTCCTTCATTTTTTAATTATACCCGCCATGAGCCTGTAGGAGTTGTAGGGGCCATCATTCCCTGGAATTTCCCGATCATGATGGTTGGGTGGAAAGTGGCTCCAGCATTGGCTGCTGGTTGTACCGTCGTGTTAAAACCAGCTGAACAAACACCATTATCTGCTCTATATTTTGCAGAATTAGTTGAAAAGGCTGGTTTTCCGAAAGGAGTGGTAAATGTTGTACCGGGGCACGGAGAAATTACTGGCAACACACTTGTAGAACATCCAGATGTAAACAAAATTTCTTTTACCGGCTCAACTTCTGTAGGGAAAAAGATAATGAAACAAGCTGCTGACTCAATGAAACGATTAACACTTGAGCTTGGTGGAAAATCTCCCAATATCGTCCTTCCGGATGCAGACCTTTCAAAGACCATTCCTGGTGTTTTCGCAGGTATCATGACTAATCAGGGAGAAATTTGCAGTGCGGGATCCAGAGTCTATGTCCAAAAGGACCAGCTTGCGGAAGTGGTTTCCGGCTTAGTATCTTACGCTCAGCAAGTTAAACTGGGCAATGGGTTAGAGCAGGATACGGAAATGGGGCCTCTAGTTTCTGAAGATCAACAAAAGAGGGTATTAAACTACATTAGTAACGGAATAGAAGAAGGGGCAAAAGTGTTAGTTGGTGGTGGAAAAACGGATAAAGGATTTTTTGTAGAGCCAACGGTGTTTGTTGATGTAGAAGAAGATATGACGATTGCTCGAGAAGAAATATTTGGCCCGGTAGTTGTGGTAATGGCTTACGAAACAGTAGATGAAGTTATTGAACGAGCAAATAATTCTCCATATGGGTTAGGGGCAGGAATCTGGACAGAAAATATTAGAAATGCTCATAATATTGCTAATCGGTTGAAATCAGGAAGCGTGTGGATTAATTGTTATGATTTAGTAGACCCTGCGTCTCCTTTTGGTGGCTACAAAGAGTCCGGATTTGGAAGAGATATGGGTTCTTATGCATTAGAGAACTATACCGAAGTAAAAAGCGTTTGGGTGAATTTAGATTAA